The sequence below is a genomic window from ANME-2 cluster archaeon.
GTTTAAAAGAAATGTATGACAGTGGAACTGATGGCATAATACTGGCAGATAACCAGTTCCTGAAAGATGCTGGTGGAGACATACAGAGTGCCTATGACGGCATAAACAACATGATATCTGAAAGGTTATTGTTTTTACTTGAAGCCCTTGACAGTGAAATGATGATGGTAACTGACCTGGGTGATTTCCAAACGGTGATGTCTGGTGGAGCTGGTTTTGCCACTATGGGATTTGCAAAGGGCGATGGGAAGAACTCGATCCGTTCTGTCATCCATGACAGTCTTTCTCCCAGTGGTCTGCTGTTTTCCTCGAATGTCTTCGAAGAAGGTAGCAGAGCTATGATAATCATGAGAGGCGACCGCAAGTACCTGAGCATTGATGATATTTCAGGTGAGATCGATAAACTGTCATCCCATATCGGTCATGTGTTCAAAGGAGTTATTATCAGAAACGGAGAGTTACCAAAAGTCCTCTCTGTATTGACGCTGGAGACCACAGCAGAACTTGAAAATCTGTACGCTCTTGCGGTCGAAGCCATCCAGATAGAAAAAGATAAACGTGACCGTATGGCTATACGAAAAGAAGCAGATACAACATTCTCCAAAATCGAGGGACTGGAACCACAATACTAATAATTACATAACTGTTGACCTGGAATGGGTATAGTTCACGTGCGTATTCGACCTGATACGTATAGGTGAGTTTAGATTGGTTTTTTCAAAAAGCTTTATCAAATTAGAAGACCATATATAGCTATGAGGTTAATCTAAATGGGTAAACGAACTCGTATAATTAATGATCCGTCGGATCTGGTTCCACTATTACGTACTTTCGGGTCCGATACTCACAAGAAAGTTTTTGATCATCTTCTGGTTGATTGGTACACTGAAGATGAGCTTAAGGAAATGCTCAAATTTGACGTGGAAGAAGGTCTTTCAATATTGAAGAAGAGTGGGTTGATCGAAAGCAAATGGCGAATGCCTGAACCAGGACAAACACCTACAAAAGAATATCATACCTCCTATTCTAAGATACAGGTAAACTTCCAGTGTTCAATTGAAGATCTTGCCGACCTGCTTATGATAACATTTACTTGTGACGACGATATCAGGAATATGATGGAACAGATCGAAACTGAAGTGGTCAATGGTAACCAGTCCATGACCGGTCTGTCAAGAGTGGTGGGGACCAGTCCGTTATATTTAAGAGGTATTGCACGGCGTTCCAATAAATTACTTGTTAAAGGTCAGAGAATCGAATTTGTCGGTGCTCTTGAATGATAGACTTACTTCACAGCAAAAAAGAAAGCACCAAATTTCAAATCCTTGTGGAGATCGCGGCACACCAGCCCAATGTTCGACAAAAAGAGATTGCAGATAAAGTAGGTATAACTCCCCAGGCAGTTTCTGAATATATCAAGGAACTTACCGATGAAGGTCTGATATTTTCCGATGGCAGGGTACGTTATAAAGTTACCAAGAATGGGATTGAATGGGTGCTTGAACGAACGGCTGAGTTGAAGCGGTATTCCAAATACGTAATGGAAGATATCATAAGCCATGTTTCTGTTTGGACAGCCATTGCAGATGATGATAATAAGTCAGGCCAGAAAGTATCGATTTTGATGCGTGAAGGATTATTGTATGCCACAACGTACCGGGAAGGTTCTGCGAGCGGTGTCCTGACCTCGGATGTCAGGGCAGGCGAGGATGTAGGAGTGACTGACCTGCATGGTATGATAGAACTGGATGATGTGAAAATAACAGTATGCAAAGTGCCCAGGGTGGAGCGAGGCGGTTCCAGGAATGTCAATCTTGAGATGTTACGTGAACTCACCGTGGATGCAAAGTATTTATGCGTGCTGGGTGTGGAATCATTGATCGCATTGCGCAGTATCGGCAGGGAACCCAATATCATGTTCGGGACCAGGGAATCGGTGGTGGAGGCAGCTTTTCATGGTTTATCTTCAGTTGTGGTATCTGTAGATGAAGAAGTACCACCACTATTGAACAGGCTTGAATCCGAAGGTCTGTCGTATGACCTTCATGACCTTCGTAAATGATTATTTTTCACAATGTCGTTCATAGTTTTAATAAGACCGACCAGGGCAGCCGTCGAACTGTTGATATTGAAGGATGGCAGCAGTACTGCATCGATACATGGTATCCTCTTTTTAAAGCATAGTTCAAAAGGCCCCCGGCCTTTTAAGTTCCGGGTCGTTGAAGATGGTGGCGAAAAAGTAATGGCTCCGTCTGAAGCCATAGACCTGTTACGCATGGCAGACCTGATACTGGTTTCCGGACACGGGGACGAGACATCTGAAAAGGATTTCCTGAAGATGCTGGAAGGGTACCACCTGAACCATGAACGGGTGGAAGTCTGCCGTACCTGCCTGTCAGATGGACGGTTCACGCCTGTGGATAAGGGTTCTATCAGGTACCGGGGCGAATTTATTTGTGAGAACTGCGGTTTATCGGAACTGCACAGGGAAATAAACCTTTGCGGCAGGCGGATGGGTGAAGAGGGGATTGAAAGATTGTTCCATCAATTGCTCAGGACACGCGACCTGAACCGCATGCTGGTGTTGCTGGACCCAAAAAAGATGGACAGAGAACTTACCTTTTTCGATGATATCCAGGCAAGTTCACAGGTAAACCTGCTACAATCAAAGGACCTGGATGTGGATGAACGCCTGAAAAACATCCTTCCCGTTACGCTGCTACCGGTCCAGTCACTTTCCATTGCATCAGGATTGCTCAAGGGTAAGAACCAGCTGGTGGTTTCTGCCACTGCTACCGGTAAGACCCTGGTGGGCGAGATGGCCGGGGTGAACAATATCCTGGCCGGCAAAGGTAAAATGCTGTTCCTGGTACCCCTGGTAGCACTTGCCAACCAGAAGTATGACCAGTTCAGGAAAAAATACCAATCACTTGGACTTTCTACGGCCATTCGGGTGGGACAGAGCCGAATCGGTGGTGGGAAGGGAAACCGGATGCGCACATCGCTTGATTCAGATATCATAGTTGGTACCTATGAGGGAATCGACTACCTGTTGCGCACGGGTGGCAGGCGCAGGATGGGCATGGTTGGGACGGTGGTTATGGACGAAGTGCACATGATACAGGACCCTGAACGGGGGCCACGACTGGACGGGCTGATTGCCAGGCTCAGGTACCTGTACCCCAAATGCCAGTTCATCTATCTATCTGCCACAGTGGGTGAACCGGGCAGGCTTGCAGGTGCCCTTGACAGCACGCTTATCGAATATGAGGAGCGGCCTATACCTCTGGAGCGTCACCTGATATTTGGCGGACCCACCGAAAAGCTGCGTCTCATAAACCAGCTGGCCCGGGAAGAATATGACCGAAAGTCATCGAAGGGTTTCAGGGGACAGACCATCGTATTTACCAATTCCAGGCATAACTGTCACCGTTTGTCAGATGCATTGCAGATCCATTCGGCTGCTTATCATGCGGGCCTGCCGTACCAGCAGCGCAGGCGCATCGAGCAGGAGTTTGGAAATGCCCGGCTCCCGGTAGTCGTGACCACTGCCGCCCTGGCTGCAGGTGTGGATTTCCCTGCGTCGCAGGTGATATTCGAGGGGCTGGCTATGGGTATTGAATGGCTGGGCCAGGGCGAGTTCCTGCAGATGCAGGGACGTGCGGGCAGGCCTGATTATCACGATCGGGGTGTGGTGGTGCTAATGGCTGAGCCTGATAAGAGTTTCGGGAAAGGGGAGAGTGAAGATAAGGTGGCATTTCGGCTGCTCAGGGGAGTCGTTGCTCCTATTGAAGTTGAGTCCGGCGAGGATGCCGTGCTTGAACAGGTGGCGGTATCTGCGGCTGTTTGGGATGATTTGAATATTATCAGGACAGTGGAGTCGTCCAGGATCGGCGGCGGGGATGCGGACTATCTGGTTGGCAAGCTGCAGGATATGGGTTATGTAAATGTATCGGGAACCAGAGTGCAGCTCACCAGTATGGGAAGGATAATGGTGAAGCATTTCCTGAATCCTGAGCAGGTCGATGTGATCAAGGATGGGATAGAGTCAGGACAGGGGCCTGATGAGATTGTTACCGGGCTGGCAGTGTTTGACAGGGCGTTCTTTGTTGGAGCTGACCGTATTGCTGCCAGTTTGAATATGCGGCTGCCGTCCAGGGTGTTCCAGGGTGGTGCAATGGAAATGGCATTATCAGGTGAGAGCCTGGCGAGGCTGGATAGTGCAACTCAGAGGAAGATGGTGAATTTTGCCAGGGATTTTTTAAGCTGCACGTGCAAGGGTTCGCCTTATTGCGGCTGTCCGGAGCGGAAATTTTCCTGGAAACTGATGGAGATGAGGTGTGAAGGGCTATCTGCAGGAGGGATAATTGACGAGCTGACCTCCCGGTATGGTGTGTTTGCCTATGCTGGTGATGTGATGGAATATCTTGAGTTTGCAGCCAGGAACCTGGAGGCTGTGGGGGAGGTGGCTCAGGTGCTGGGGGATGAGGGGATGGTGAAGCGGGCTGAGGGGTTATTGGAGTGTATTGTGGGGTAAGGAACATTGGATTAGCATTATCATCGCCCGTTAATATTATATAGAAGTACAAACAGTTAGAAGTGTTCTTATTATACAATATAACACCATTTAGTTACTATCTCTGGAGGAAATAATCTATGTCAGGAATGGGCGGACAGCCAATAATTATCATTGACCCGGGTAAATCAAGGACGACAGGCCGGGATGCACAATCCATGAACATTACAGCAGCAAAAGCAATTGCCGATGCTGTGAAAACCACCCTGGGTCCAAAAGGAATGGACAAGATGCTGGTAAACGCTGTAGGAGACGTCATGATAACGAATGACGGTGCAGCCATCTTAAAGCAGATCGATGTGCAGCATCCGGCTGCTATGATGATGGTGCAGATATCAAAGACCCAGGAACAGGAAGCGGGAGATGGTACTACCAGCGCAGTTGTGCTCGCAGGCGAACTGCTTACCCAGGCCCAGAAATTGATCGAACTTGAGGTTCATCCTACATTGATAGTCAGCGGATACAAACTGGCAGCAAAAAAAGCACAGGAAATCCTGAAATCTACTGCCATACAGGTTTCAGAGGATGACAATGAAATGCTCAGAAAGATCGCTCTTACCGCACTTTCCGGAAAAGGGAGCGAAATGGCACATGATAATCTGGCAGACCTTTGCGTGGAAGCCATCAAGGCAATAACAGACAAGTTCCAGACCGATATCAAACATAATATCCAGATAATCCATCAAAAAGGCGGGTCCATCAAAGATACCAAACTCATTAAGGGTATGGTCATTGACAAGGCCAGGGCCCATAACAACATGCCAAAATTGATCACAAATGCAAAGATTGCTGTGCTGGATGTGGGTATTGAGGTACAGAAGACGTCTACAAGTTCCAAGATAAAGATATCTACCGTGGAACAGATGGATGAAGCATACCATGAAGAATACCAGACCGTGAAGGACCAGGTGGACAGTCTGGTTAAAGCCGGAGTGAACGTGGTGGTCACAGAAAAGGGCATTGATGATATTTCCCTTCATTATTTGGGCAAACTGAACATTTTGGCCATTAGAAGAGTGAAAGAAGATGATATCAAAAGAATTGTCCGCGCCACTGGTGCTGTTGTGCGCTCCAATACAACTGATATTTCTCCGGGCGACCTGGGTTCTGCCGAGATAGTGGAAGAGAGGGGACTTGGTAATTACAAGATGATGTATTTCGAAGGGTGCGAAAATCCGAAAGCAGTTACCATAATGGTTCACAGCGGTGCTGATTATATCACTGAAGAAGTGGAGCGAGCCCTGGATGATGCCCTGAGTGTCGTCAAGGTAGTGCTGGATGAGAAGAATATCATGTTTGGAGGCGGCGCACCCGAAATTGAAACAGCAATGCAGCTGCGCGAGTACGCCTCATCCCTTCAGGGACGAGAACAACTGGCCGTTTCAGCATTTGCCGATGCAATGGAAGGAATTCCACGTGTTCTTGCAGAGAATGGAGGACTTGACCCTGTTGATATCCTGACAGAACTGCGTTCCGAACATAAGAAAGGCAACAAGACCGTTGGCCTGAACGCAATTACCGGCAAGGTCATGGATATGAAGGAGACCAGTGTAGTGGAACCTTTGAAGGTGAAGATACAGTCTATTAAATCTGCCACCGATGCAGCCTCAATGATACTGAGGGTGGATGATGTATTTGCATCAAAATATACTGGTCTCATGGACGTCAAACCCGAGCACAGGGTGGATAGTTATGATGGTATCCAGGCACCGGATATTGGGGACGATTATTAGAAATGGGGATTGCCACGAGAGTATTGAATCTGAATCCTGCAGAGGCTTGAAATGGTAAAAAAGAATAAGGTTGAGGTTAACCTATCAAAAGATGAGACAGATGAACCTGAGGAAGAGATTACGATGTCTAAAGGCAAGAAACAGCGTAGCTCAAAGGGGAAAATGACGGTTGAGGACCAGTCTTTGGATAAGGGGCGGTCTGAAGAAGATAGTGAGGAGTGCTCACTTGAAAAATTAGCCTGTGAACTGTCTGAATCCAGGGCACTTGCACTGGATTACCTGAACCATCTCCAGCGCCTTACGGCAGAGTTTGACAATTATAAAAAACGGATAGATAAAGAACGGACAGAGATCATCGAATATGCAAACGTTAACCTTGTGGCAGAACTTATTGATGTGATGGAGAACATGGAGCGGGGGATTGCCAGCGCCAGGGAGTCACAGGACAGGGATTCCATTTTGAAGGGGATGGAAATGGTGTATAACCAGTTGAAAAGCATCCTTGAATCAAAAGGTCTTGAACCCATTGATGCAGTAGGGCAGAAGTTTGACCATCAATGTCATGACGCGATGATGAAGGAAAACTCTGACGAGTGCCCCGACAATACTGTGTTAGAAGAGTTCCAGCGGGGATATAGGATAAAGGGCAGAGTGGTTCGATATTCAAAGGTAAAGATATCAGAGAAAAAAGAAAAATAGTTGATAAATATAAGAATGTACTAATCTAAACAGATGAGGTGAAGTATTAAATGGGAAAGATAATAGGAATTGACCTGGGAACTAGCAATTCGGCGGCTGCAGCTCTTGTCGGTGGCCGTCCAACGATAATACCCAGTGCAGAAGGCACAAGTGTTGGCGGAAAGGCATTCCCGTCAGTGGTGGCTTTCACCAAGGATGGGCAGAAACTGGTTGGGGAACCAGCCCGCAGACAGGCAGTAAGCAATCCGGAAGGCACGATAATGGCCATCAAACGGAAGATGGGAACGAATGAAAAGATAGACATCAGGGGTAAGGAATTCACTCCCCAGGATATATCTGCTTTTATTCTGCAGAAAATCAAGCAGGACGCTGAAGCGCACCTTGGAGACAAAGTAGAGAAGGCGGTCATAACCGTACCTGCATATTTCAATGATAACCAGAGACAGGCCACCAAGGATGCGGGCGAGATAGCGGGTCTTGAAGTAATACGTATCATAAATGAGCCCACAGCAGCATCACTGGCATATGGACTTGATAAGAAGGGCGACCAGGAAATACTGGTGTACGATTTCGGTGGCGGTACCCTTGATGTTACTATTATGGAAATGGGCGGTGGTGTGTTCGAAGTAAAATCCACTTCAGGTGATACCCAGTTGGGTGGTACTGATATGGATAAGATCCTCATAGATTACATTGCAGAGGATTTCAAATCAAAAGAAGGAATTGACCTTCGGAAAGATAAGACCGCTGTTCAACGCCTGCGGGAAGCTGCAGAGAAGGCAAAGATCGAACTTTCGACCACAATGCAGACGTCCATCAACCTGCCGTTCATCACAGCTGACCAGGCAGGACCCAAACATCTTGAGATGAACCTTACAAGATCCAAACTGGAAGAGCTGGTCATGCCTGTAATAGTGAAGACACGACAACCTTTGGAACAGGCTATCAAGGATGCAGGATTGAAGACCTCAGACATTACTACGGTCATTCTGGTGGGTGGACCCACCCGGATGCCGGTGGTGAAGAAGTTCGTTAGCGATGTGGTTGGCAGGGAGCCGGAACGTGGTGTTGACCCTATGGAATGCGTGGCAATGGGTGCAGCGATACAGGCCGGTGTGCTGGAAGGCGAGGTCAAGGATGTGCTGTTGCTTGACGTAACACCGCTGTCCCTTGGTATTGAGACCCTGGGTAGTGTTTCAACCCAGCTCATCGAGCGCAATACCACGATTCCCACCAGGAAGAGCCAGATATTCAGCACAGCTGCTGATAACCAGACCTCAGTGGACATTCATGTACTCCAGGGTGAGCGTGCCATGGCGGCAGACAATACTACGCTGGGACGTTTCACTCTTATAGGAATTCCTATGGCGCCAAGGGGTATTCCCCAGATTGAAGTGACCTTTGACATTGATGCCAATGGTATCATTCATGTAACTGCTAAGGACCTGGGTACCAATAAAGAGCAGAAGATAACCATCACTTCTACCCATAAGCTTTCAGAGGATGAGATAAGGAAGAAGATGGATGATGCCAAGCAGTATGAGGAACAGGATAAGAAGATAAAGGAACTGATCGAGATTAAGAATCAGGCAGATACTCTGGCCTATACTACTGAGAAAGCCCTTTCCGACCTGGGTGATAAGGTACCTGATAAAGAGCGCACGTCTATTACAGAGAAGATAGCGAAGACAAGGGAAGCCATCAAAAGCGATAACAAGGATACTATCCAGACGGCTATCGATGAACTCACCAAGGAGATGCAGAAGATCAGCACGAAGATATACGAGCAGGCTGCACAAGAGCAGGCTGCTGCTGGTACTGAACCCGAACATGAGGGTGAGACCGGAAATGACAATGTAGTAGATGCTGAGTACGAAGTTGTAGACGAGGATAAGGATTAATTACTAATCCTTATCCTTTTGTTTATTTTTTTTTAAAAATGATCTCACATGGCTGATAAACGCGATTATTACGAAATCCTGGGTGTTGACAAGAGCATTTCCGGAGATGAACTGAAGAAGGCTTACCGGAAGCTGGCCTTACAGTATCACCCTGACCGCAACAAAGATGCTGGTGCTGAGGAGAAGTTCAAAGAGATTAGCGAAGCTTACGGTGTACTCAGTGATTCTGAAAAACGTGCCAAATATGACCAGTATGGACATGTGGGTGTTGACGGGCGCTGGAGCCAGGAGGATATATTCAGGGATGTGAATTTTGAAGATATATTCAGAGGTTTTGGCGGAGGTGGTGGAGGTTTTAGCAGCAGTATCTTTGATACGATATTTGGCGGTGGAAGCCGCAGGCGTGGCGGACCCCAGCGGGGTTCGGACCTGAGGATCGACCTTGCCATATCATTTGAGGAAGCCTACAAAGGAGTTGAAAAGTCCATCAAACTGCCAAGGACCGAGAACTGTTCCACCTGCAAGGGCAGCGGTGCCAAACCAGGTACCGAACCCAGGACCTGTAAGACCTGTGGCGGCAGCGGCCAGACAACCCGTGCACAGCAGACGCCATTTGGCCAGTTCATGACTACCAGTACCTGTCCCACCTGTCGAGGCCAGGGCAAAGTGGTGGATGACCCATGCATTGAATGCCACGGCAGCGGCAAAGTGCAGATAAAACGTACAATAAAGGTGACGATACCTGCCGGTATTGACAGTGGCTCACGCATGCGGGTCACCGGAGAGGGCGAGCACGGCTCAGCTGGCGGGCCTCCGGGTGACCTGTTCGTGGATATTTACGTAAAACCCCATAAGTTGTTCAAGCGGGTGGGTAATGATGTTCTGGTGGGGGCGGACATCAGTTTTACCCAGGCAGCAATGGGTGACGAGATTACGGTGCCTACGGTGGACGGTAAGGTGAAGTTGAAAGTTCCGGCCGGTACACAGCCAGGAGCGACGTTTCGGGTTAAGGATAAGGGCATGCCCAATATCCATGGGTACGGGCAGGGGGATTTGCA
It includes:
- a CDS encoding thermosome subunit; this translates as MSGMGGQPIIIIDPGKSRTTGRDAQSMNITAAKAIADAVKTTLGPKGMDKMLVNAVGDVMITNDGAAILKQIDVQHPAAMMMVQISKTQEQEAGDGTTSAVVLAGELLTQAQKLIELEVHPTLIVSGYKLAAKKAQEILKSTAIQVSEDDNEMLRKIALTALSGKGSEMAHDNLADLCVEAIKAITDKFQTDIKHNIQIIHQKGGSIKDTKLIKGMVIDKARAHNNMPKLITNAKIAVLDVGIEVQKTSTSSKIKISTVEQMDEAYHEEYQTVKDQVDSLVKAGVNVVVTEKGIDDISLHYLGKLNILAIRRVKEDDIKRIVRATGAVVRSNTTDISPGDLGSAEIVEERGLGNYKMMYFEGCENPKAVTIMVHSGADYITEEVERALDDALSVVKVVLDEKNIMFGGGAPEIETAMQLREYASSLQGREQLAVSAFADAMEGIPRVLAENGGLDPVDILTELRSEHKKGNKTVGLNAITGKVMDMKETSVVEPLKVKIQSIKSATDAASMILRVDDVFASKYTGLMDVKPEHRVDSYDGIQAPDIGDDY
- a CDS encoding winged helix-turn-helix transcriptional regulator; amino-acid sequence: MIDLLHSKKESTKFQILVEIAAHQPNVRQKEIADKVGITPQAVSEYIKELTDEGLIFSDGRVRYKVTKNGIEWVLERTAELKRYSKYVMEDIISHVSVWTAIADDDNKSGQKVSILMREGLLYATTYREGSASGVLTSDVRAGEDVGVTDLHGMIELDDVKITVCKVPRVERGGSRNVNLEMLRELTVDAKYLCVLGVESLIALRSIGREPNIMFGTRESVVEAAFHGLSSVVVSVDEEVPPLLNRLESEGLSYDLHDLRK
- the dnaK gene encoding molecular chaperone DnaK translates to MGKIIGIDLGTSNSAAAALVGGRPTIIPSAEGTSVGGKAFPSVVAFTKDGQKLVGEPARRQAVSNPEGTIMAIKRKMGTNEKIDIRGKEFTPQDISAFILQKIKQDAEAHLGDKVEKAVITVPAYFNDNQRQATKDAGEIAGLEVIRIINEPTAASLAYGLDKKGDQEILVYDFGGGTLDVTIMEMGGGVFEVKSTSGDTQLGGTDMDKILIDYIAEDFKSKEGIDLRKDKTAVQRLREAAEKAKIELSTTMQTSINLPFITADQAGPKHLEMNLTRSKLEELVMPVIVKTRQPLEQAIKDAGLKTSDITTVILVGGPTRMPVVKKFVSDVVGREPERGVDPMECVAMGAAIQAGVLEGEVKDVLLLDVTPLSLGIETLGSVSTQLIERNTTIPTRKSQIFSTAADNQTSVDIHVLQGERAMAADNTTLGRFTLIGIPMAPRGIPQIEVTFDIDANGIIHVTAKDLGTNKEQKITITSTHKLSEDEIRKKMDDAKQYEEQDKKIKELIEIKNQADTLAYTTEKALSDLGDKVPDKERTSITEKIAKTREAIKSDNKDTIQTAIDELTKEMQKISTKIYEQAAQEQAAAGTEPEHEGETGNDNVVDAEYEVVDEDKD
- the dnaJ gene encoding molecular chaperone DnaJ, translating into MADKRDYYEILGVDKSISGDELKKAYRKLALQYHPDRNKDAGAEEKFKEISEAYGVLSDSEKRAKYDQYGHVGVDGRWSQEDIFRDVNFEDIFRGFGGGGGGFSSSIFDTIFGGGSRRRGGPQRGSDLRIDLAISFEEAYKGVEKSIKLPRTENCSTCKGSGAKPGTEPRTCKTCGGSGQTTRAQQTPFGQFMTTSTCPTCRGQGKVVDDPCIECHGSGKVQIKRTIKVTIPAGIDSGSRMRVTGEGEHGSAGGPPGDLFVDIYVKPHKLFKRVGNDVLVGADISFTQAAMGDEITVPTVDGKVKLKVPAGTQPGATFRVKDKGMPNIHGYGQGDLHVQVNVKVPKKLDAKQKELLREFAKASGEKPAKENEKGLFEKVVDGVKEKI
- a CDS encoding ArsR family transcriptional regulator; protein product: MGKRTRIINDPSDLVPLLRTFGSDTHKKVFDHLLVDWYTEDELKEMLKFDVEEGLSILKKSGLIESKWRMPEPGQTPTKEYHTSYSKIQVNFQCSIEDLADLLMITFTCDDDIRNMMEQIETEVVNGNQSMTGLSRVVGTSPLYLRGIARRSNKLLVKGQRIEFVGALE
- a CDS encoding cell division protein FtsZ encodes the protein MLNVLMVGTGQCGNRILDAVNREAFGGGKFSKYYSRQKFPSRVETIAINTAINDLKEMSYTKAKDRIHIPNLHGVGANRIVGKQCFTDNKDLIMRNISERGDFDVGFVITSTSGGTGSSFTPLLVKELKARYDFPIYSVVVLPFREEGTIYLQNSAFCLKEMYDSGTDGIILADNQFLKDAGGDIQSAYDGINNMISERLLFLLEALDSEMMMVTDLGDFQTVMSGGAGFATMGFAKGDGKNSIRSVIHDSLSPSGLLFSSNVFEEGSRAMIIMRGDRKYLSIDDISGEIDKLSSHIGHVFKGVIIRNGELPKVLSVLTLETTAELENLYALAVEAIQIEKDKRDRMAIRKEADTTFSKIEGLEPQY
- the grpE gene encoding nucleotide exchange factor GrpE encodes the protein MVKKNKVEVNLSKDETDEPEEEITMSKGKKQRSSKGKMTVEDQSLDKGRSEEDSEECSLEKLACELSESRALALDYLNHLQRLTAEFDNYKKRIDKERTEIIEYANVNLVAELIDVMENMERGIASARESQDRDSILKGMEMVYNQLKSILESKGLEPIDAVGQKFDHQCHDAMMKENSDECPDNTVLEEFQRGYRIKGRVVRYSKVKISEKKEK
- a CDS encoding DEAD/DEAH box helicase; the encoded protein is MSFIVLIRPTRAAVELLILKDGSSTASIHGILFLKHSSKGPRPFKFRVVEDGGEKVMAPSEAIDLLRMADLILVSGHGDETSEKDFLKMLEGYHLNHERVEVCRTCLSDGRFTPVDKGSIRYRGEFICENCGLSELHREINLCGRRMGEEGIERLFHQLLRTRDLNRMLVLLDPKKMDRELTFFDDIQASSQVNLLQSKDLDVDERLKNILPVTLLPVQSLSIASGLLKGKNQLVVSATATGKTLVGEMAGVNNILAGKGKMLFLVPLVALANQKYDQFRKKYQSLGLSTAIRVGQSRIGGGKGNRMRTSLDSDIIVGTYEGIDYLLRTGGRRRMGMVGTVVMDEVHMIQDPERGPRLDGLIARLRYLYPKCQFIYLSATVGEPGRLAGALDSTLIEYEERPIPLERHLIFGGPTEKLRLINQLAREEYDRKSSKGFRGQTIVFTNSRHNCHRLSDALQIHSAAYHAGLPYQQRRRIEQEFGNARLPVVVTTAALAAGVDFPASQVIFEGLAMGIEWLGQGEFLQMQGRAGRPDYHDRGVVVLMAEPDKSFGKGESEDKVAFRLLRGVVAPIEVESGEDAVLEQVAVSAAVWDDLNIIRTVESSRIGGGDADYLVGKLQDMGYVNVSGTRVQLTSMGRIMVKHFLNPEQVDVIKDGIESGQGPDEIVTGLAVFDRAFFVGADRIAASLNMRLPSRVFQGGAMEMALSGESLARLDSATQRKMVNFARDFLSCTCKGSPYCGCPERKFSWKLMEMRCEGLSAGGIIDELTSRYGVFAYAGDVMEYLEFAARNLEAVGEVAQVLGDEGMVKRAEGLLECIVG